The stretch of DNA CAGGCCACGGACGCGTCGTTCTGCACCAGCCAGGGGTTGTTGAGCAGGTCGATGCCGAGCGCGTCGCCGGCAGCCTTGTAGTTGAAGTTCCAGCTGAGCTGGATCGGCCCGCGGCCGTAGTAGGCCGCCTGCCCGGCGGGGCAGCCGTACGGCTGGTTCCAGTCGCAGTAGTGGGGGTAGTTGGCAGTGTTCTGCTCCACGACGTAGACCAGGCCGCCCGTCTCGTGATTGACGTTGGCCAGGAACGCGGCCGCCTCCTGCTTCTTGGTCGTGTCGCTGCCCGTACCGGCGAAGCCGGGGTAGGCGCTGAGCGCGGCGGTGAGGCCGCTGTACGTGTAGAAGGAGTTCCGGTTCGGGAACATCTGGTTGAACTGGGCTTCGGAGACGACGAATCCGGACGGGTTGCCGCCGCCGCCGCTCGCGGGAGCGTTCCACTTCTGGTTGGCGCCTCCGGTGCAGGTCCAGATCTGCAGGCGGGTGCCGTTGGCGCTGTTGTTGTCCCGGACGTCGAGGCACTTGTTCGCGGCCGGGTTGACGATGTCGCGAGCGCCGGTGACGACCCACTGCTGGTTCGCTCCGCCGGAACAGTCCCACAGCTGGACGGCGGCTCCGTCGGCCGTGCTGCGGTCGACGACGTCGAGGCACTTGCCGAGCGCCCGCAGGGTTCCGTCACCGGAGTTGGACCACTTCTGGGCGTTCGTGCCGTTGCACTCGTAGAGCTGGACGGCCGTGCCGTTGGCGTTGCTCGCGGCGGCGACGTCGACGCACTTGCCCGCGAGGCCGGTGATCTGCCCGTCCGCCGCCCAGGCGGGCGAGACGCCGAACAGAGCGGAAAGGGCGAGAGCGAGCACCGCGCTGACCGTGAGCCTGGCCAGGGGTGAGCGTCTGCGGAGGCTGGTACCGGGGTGGGGGGTGGACATGAGGAGTGTGCTCCTGAGGAAGAGGCGATGGAGTGACGACGTGGCCGTCGGGCTCCGGTGGGGCTCGGGGCGGCCGCGAGGGTGGGGGACGACTGCGAGCCGGCGAAGAGCGTCGTTGCCACACGAGCACTCAACCCGGCGCTGTGGGAGGGGCCTGACGGCCTGGAATCTAAAGGTCTAAACCAATGCGGTCAAGAGCTGTACATGACATCTGGCCGATAATCGAGGGGCGACCGAGGGGGGCGACGGCCACGCCGTCGCCACGAGCCGCAGGGAAGGGGGCCGTCGGGGAACAGGGCCTGCCGGATGGCGCCTTCACTGATCTGGCCCCCGAACAGGCGGCGACCGATGTGGTGTTGGACGAGCACACGGTTCCGGGCAGGCGGGTGGCCCGCGACGGCGACTCTGTCCGGGAGTTGTGGGTTCACCGGATCGAGGAGCACGTCCGCCGCTGCGGGCACACCGATCTGCTGCGCGAGTGCATCGACGGCCGGGTGGGGGAGTGGTGCGCGTCCTGCATGACGTCAGTTGGGGCAGCAGCGGCGGTCCGCGCGGCGCAGTTCTCCGGCTGTCAGCGCGGCACAGGTGGCGCCGAGGCAGAGCAGGCCCGCGGCACGCCATGACTCGCGGACGGGTGCGGTGCACGAACCCGCGGTGGCGGCCTCGTCCCTCCCCGTGCGTGCGGCCGGCACTTACCTGTCAGGTCATCGCCCCCAGCGCGCCCACCTGCCAGGATCGCCGGTGCAACAGAGCCCGACCGGCCGGAAGGACGACATGCCCGCCTATGCCATAGCCCACTTGCAGGAGGCCGCTCCGCACCCGGAGATCGCCGAGTACATCGAGCGCATCTCCGCCACCTTCGAGCCGTACGGTGGCCGTTTCCTCGTACACGCCACGCGGCACGAGGTGAAGGAGGGCCACTGGCCCGGGCACGTCGTGGTGATCTCCTTCCCCGGGATCGCCGAGGCGCGGGCCTGGTGGGACTCACCCGCGTACCAGGAGATCGCACCGCTGCGCTCGCGGCACATCGAAGGCGACATCATCCTGGTCCCAGGTGTCCCCGAGGACTACGACCCGACCGGCGCCGCGAAGGCGATGCGGGCGGCGCTGCCCGCCGAGTAGCTCTCGGATTCGGGCACGCCTTGACAGGCCGGCCCCGTCACCCGCAGGATCACCCCGTGAACCTGTCAGACAGCCAGACAGGTGG from Streptomyces sp. 6-11-2 encodes:
- a CDS encoding chitinase; amino-acid sequence: MSTPHPGTSLRRRSPLARLTVSAVLALALSALFGVSPAWAADGQITGLAGKCVDVAAASNANGTAVQLYECNGTNAQKWSNSGDGTLRALGKCLDVVDRSTADGAAVQLWDCSGGANQQWVVTGARDIVNPAANKCLDVRDNNSANGTRLQIWTCTGGANQKWNAPASGGGGNPSGFVVSEAQFNQMFPNRNSFYTYSGLTAALSAYPGFAGTGSDTTKKQEAAAFLANVNHETGGLVYVVEQNTANYPHYCDWNQPYGCPAGQAAYYGRGPIQLSWNFNYKAAGDALGIDLLNNPWLVQNDASVAWKTGLWYWNTQSGPGTMTPHAAMVNGAGFGQTIRSINGSLECDGRNPAQVQSRVDAYQRFASILGVSPGNNLYC
- a CDS encoding DUF1330 domain-containing protein, with amino-acid sequence MPAYAIAHLQEAAPHPEIAEYIERISATFEPYGGRFLVHATRHEVKEGHWPGHVVVISFPGIAEARAWWDSPAYQEIAPLRSRHIEGDIILVPGVPEDYDPTGAAKAMRAALPAE
- a CDS encoding DUF664 domain-containing protein, whose translation is MRSRAVHDIWPIIEGRPRGATATPSPRAAGKGAVGEQGLPDGAFTDLAPEQAATDVVLDEHTVPGRRVARDGDSVRELWVHRIEEHVRRCGHTDLLRECIDGRVGEWCASCMTSVGAAAAVRAAQFSGCQRGTGGAEAEQARGTP